In Syntrophobacterales bacterium, the genomic stretch GTTCTTGCATCTCATTCAACAAAGTTGAAGCCGCATTCTTTACAACGAAACCGCTGCTTACCCCTTACTATTCCATTTTTTATAGTTCGTTCTGAGTCGTAATTCTTACACTTCGGCATAATACACCTCCAATAAGAGGAGGTGTATTATAAATATATCGCTATGTAAATATTCTCGAAAATATTAGTATGGTTTCGTGTAGCCACTGTTTGAAAAGCCACCCTCCCCCATCTACAAATTCTCTTTTCTCCCGGCTTAAGCAAACCTAAGAGGTCCTCCACCCACCCGCTTAGTGGCATCTCCTGCAACGAGGAGACGATCGGCTTCTCAAGGACACACACAGGCTTCCACCCCCTGCAGGCAAGATTCCAGACTATGTTAAGACAACCCGCCAACGAAAGTGGCCTTCCGTGCATCCGGTTGGATTTTATCAGCGCAATTCGCTATAGTTAGGGCGGAGGTCACATTGGACAAAGAATCGGGGAAAGATTTGACGGTGGGGAGTGTTCCTAGACATCTCCTCCTCTTTTCCGTGCCTATGCTGATAGGCAACGTGATGCAAATCGGATATAGCATGGTCAACACCATATGGGTCGGTCATTTGGTGGGAGAAGATGCCGTTGGGGCCTCTGGAGTCAGCTTATTTATCCTTTTCGTACTCATGGGGCTCGTAATGGGTATGTCAATGGGCTCCACCATACTCGTCGCTCAATATTACGGTGCAAAAGACTACTCCATGGTCGGGAAAGTGGTAAATACGTCGTTTGTCCTCGCCCTCATACTCGGTGGAATCCTTACCATAGCGGCCATACTGTCGGCCGACCCCCTGTTGAAAGCCATGGATACACCCCCTGAGAATTTCGCCATGGCATCAAGTTACCTCAAGATAAGCATGCCCGGGTTTATTCTCATGTATTTGAGCTTTCTCATCAATTCCATTTTACGGGGGACAGGTGATACAGTGACCCCGCTCATATTCATGTCTGTGGGGATAGTGTTAAATGCGGTCCTTGACCCTTTCTTTATCGGCGGCTTCGGTCTTTTCCCGTTCCATGGCCTCGATGGGGCAGCTTATGCTACGCTTGTGTCGCAGACGGTAGCGTTGGGGATAAGTTTTCTGTATCTTAACCGGAGAAATCACCTGGTGGCGCTCCATCCCGGAAGACTAACCATGGACAGGCATGTTACATTTCTACTCTTCAAGATCGGTCTTCCCTCAATCATTCAGCAGTCCCTGGTTTCCATCAGCAGTCTTTTCATCACAACCTTCGTAAATGCCTTCGGCAGCGCTGCGACCAATGCCTTCGGTGCAGTGGTACGCGTCGACATGCTAGCATTTATGCCTTCCATTTCCATGAGCATGGCCGTTTCCGCCCTTACAGGCCAGAATCTCGGCGCCCTCAAGCCCGAAAGGGTAAGGGAAGCGTTCAGATGGGGAATTGTCATGACATCGGCCATAACAATCCTCATATCGTTCGTCGTTGTCTTCCTCGCGAGACCGATACTGACCATCTTCGGCCTTGGTGGCGATCCAAAAGTGATGGATATAGGAGTTACATATCTCCGTATGGTAGGCTCATGCTACCTGTTTTTCGGTATAATGTTCGTATCAACCGGTGTGATTAACGGGGCAGGTCATACTATGATTACCATGGTCTTTTCGCTTTTTTCCCTGTGGGTAGTACGGATACCCGTCTCATGGCTTCTCACGAAAACCATCCTCGGAATAAAAGGGATCTGGATAGCCGTGATGCTCAGCTTCGTGGTAACCATGGCTATAAACCTTGCATATTACCGCTCCGGAAGATGGAAAAGGACAGTAATAACCACACCTGCCGCCATAACTTTTATGGATTGACAAACGCTCAGGAGACAGACGCTAAGTGCGTTCTCATAAATCTCTTTCTGGAGGGCGGGTGAGGAGGTTCTTCAGGCATCCGTTATTGAGGCAATCTTTCAAAGTACAGTATCTTTACACCAAGCCAAAGGTTCGGGTTTTACAAGAGCCCTCTGGAGCACCCCCCGTCATCCCCCACCTTTCTAACTTATCTGCTGCTCTCCTATGTTCCCTCGGTGACTTCATCTTAAGCCCCTTGTGAGGATGATTCTCGTTGTAATCTTCAAACCAGGAAGAGAGTATTTCCATCACTCTTAAACGTCTTGGCTCGAGAAATACCTCCTTCTCTGCACTGACGTAATAACTTCTAGGCTCATCTTTTTTCTCCTGGTTATAGTACAAGTGCTAGGGCTATGACTACAACCTATTTTTGGATTTATGAGTGTCCTGTTAAAAAAAGGGGGGGGACTGCAGTACATGTCCCATAGTTTTTCCCTTCTTAAGTGAGGGTATGGTATACGCCATTACTCATAGGGGGGGGTAGACAGTCCGAGTAAAACAAGTATTTAAAATTACCTTTGGCATCCTTAATCGTAGCATTCCTTTGGATGAGCCTTCTTAAATCTGCGCCTACTCGCGTGCGGCCGGAGAGGAAACCTATTGAGTTACTGACGATATTCCTGTAAGAAATCAGCCATCCGTTTGGCTACGATACTTATTTCCTCTACAGTGGGCAGGAATACGATTCTGAAGTGGTCCGGCGCGTGCCAGTTGAACCCGGTTCCTTGGACCATAAGTACTTTCTTTTCGATAAGGAAATCAAGGAGGAATTTCTGGTCATCATGGATGGAATACATCTTGACATCAATTTTGGGAAATACATAAAGTGCGCCCATAGGTTTCACGCATGTGATCCCCGGAATGGAGGCGAAGCTGTTGCACGCTGCTTTCCTCTGCTCGTACAGTCTGCCGCCAGGTGAAACTAGGCGGTGTAGGCTCTGATACCCGCCCAGGGCTGTTTGAATGACAAGCTGGGCTGCCATATTACCGCACATCCTCATGCTTGACAGTATATCCAGACCGTCGGTCATGTAGTCTTTTGCGGCTGCCTTTTTTCCACTCACAATCATCCAGCCCGCACGCAGGCCGGGAATGCGGTGAGACTTGGACAGGCCGTTGAAAGTCACAAATACTATGTCTTTGGAAAGCGATGCGACCGGGACATGAGTCGCGCCGTCGTAGAGAATCTGATCATATATCTCATCGGCAAATATGATCAGTTCATGCCTTTCGGCTATGTTTACTATATTAAGTAGAGTATCTCTTGAATATACCGCCCCCGTGGGGTTGTTTGGGTTGATGAGAACTATACCTCTCGTTCTGGGAGTGATTTTTGATTCCATATCTTTGAGGTCCGGGTTCCAATCGGATGCCTCATCGCATACGTAATAAACGGGTTTTCCGCCGGACAGAGTTATCGCGGCGGTCCAGAGCGGATAATCAGGCGATGGAACAAGCATTTCGTCGCCATCGTTCAAGAGTCCCTGCATAGCCATCATTATCATCTCTGAAACTCCGTTGCCTACATAAATGTCCTCTATCTCGACCCCTTCGATTCCTTTAAGCTGACATTGTTGCATAATTGCCTTTCGTGCAGGGAAAAGGCCTTTCGAGTCGCCATATGCCTGGGCTGACTTTATATTTGCCGTTAAATCACGGATGATCTCGTCAGGAGCGCTTATTCCGAAAGCAGGTGGATTTCCGCTGTTCAATTTGATAATGGTGTACCCTTCTTCTTCAAGGCGTTTTGCCGCATTCAGAAGAGGGCCTCGAATTTCATAACATATGTTGTTCAATTTTGTGGATTTCGTGATCTTACGCATAGAATTATTCCTGTTTCCTCCAGCTTCTCTTATGTTCGTGAGACATCTCTGAATATTATTCAAGAAACAGTGCTCTTTGTCAATGGGTGCTTGGTCACCTTCAGACAAAAAGGAGCAAGTGTGTTGTTCAGTCTGTTTGTCTTTATAATTTTACAGACTTATTCTCAGGTTTTCTTGAGCAACGATTACACAACTCTTCCGCTTCTTCTCTGCTTGAGGTGTTTTTCTCGTACTACTGATACCGAAATTGGAAGTATTCACAAAAATTCGTGTAGTCACGCTTCTTTAGATAGTCCTCCTGCAGTTCACGGCAGCGATTCAATCTTCCCTTTGTCTCAAAACTCTAGAGTAGGCGCAGATATGAAGATCTTTTTTGCATGAAGGAGAATCGTTCTTGAAGGATACCTTGCAAGGATTGAGGAGAGTCGTGCGCTTGGGACATTTCATCGTAGCCTCTCGAGAAGGACTCTAAGATTGGGGATAACCCGGCTGTCGCCGTTGCCGTCGGCGCAGAGATGATAAGATTCAATGCCGAGCCGTGACGGTGCCTCAAAGTCAAAAATCCGGTGGTCGCCCACGTGGATGATCTCATGGGGGGAGACGCCAAGGTCATTGAGGAGTCTTGTATAGAACGAGTCCCCTTTTTTCACTATCTTGTAATCGCTCGTTGCCGACACGATGGTACTGAAGTGGCGGCCTATATCGGTGTGCGAGACTTCTTTCTCCACGAATATACGAGCCGCGTTTGAGGCGATAACCAGGATGTAGTTCTCCTGAAGTGTCTCAAGAACCTCCCGGACAAACGGAAGAAGGCTGATGTACGGTTCATACCGGTTTAGCAACTCCCCGGAGGATACAGGCAGATCAAAGCGTTCAAGCCAGTAATCTATGTCATACCATTCGAGTTTCCCGTCCCCTACAGTCCCGTACTCCTTCTGGGTAAGAGTCTTAGCCTCTTCAAGGGAGATGTCGTACCTGCGGGCGAAAACTTCGGGAAGCCCGTGATTCCAGACCATATCTCCATAAATACCGTCCACGAGTGTCCCATCAAGATCGAAAGAGAATATTTTTTTCATGGAGTCATTATACCACGACAGCAAATGGTTTTTAAAGAGGCTGCTATCGTTCAACAAGAGCAACGGTCTCCAGATGGCCGGTCTGGGGGAAGGCATCGAAAGGCACAACTTTTCGAAGAACGTAACCGTATTTTGTGAGATTATTAAGGTCACGGGCAAGGGTAGATGGGTTGCACGATACATAGACTATTTTCCCGGGCTCTATCCTAGCTATGAGATCACACCCCTTGTTGCTGATGCCGCCTCTCGGAGGGTCAATCACGAGAATCTCTGGTTTTGCGGGAAGACGACTGCCCACCCGTTCAACCATGCCTTCAATGAAAATGCAGTTTTCTATGCCGTTGATCCTCGCGTTCTCACGAGCATTGGCAATGTTGTCGGGATTAGAATCGACCCCGGTCACTTTGTTTGTTCTCCTTGAAAACATCATTTCGATCGGTCCCATCCCGCAATAGAGTCCCAGAACCCTATCCTGAGGACCGGGCTGGCCAAGTTCCATGGCGGCTTGATAAAGGGTCTCTGCAATCCTTGAATTTGGTTGGAAGAAAGATTGAGGATATATTCTGAACGTGAGACCGCCCAGCGATTCTTCGATGAAGCGCTTGCCAAAAAGGTGCTCCTTCTTTTCGTAGAGGCCTGCATCCGACCTGCGGGTGTTGATGGCCCGCCACAGACTTACAACCTCAGGGGCTTTATTACTCAACATACGCCACAGGTCTTGCATATTCGGCAATATACCTCGCGACGTTTCCAATATGACCATCACCTCATCCGTCGTTTTTGATTCTTTAAGTACCAGACGCCTGAGCAATCCCTTTTTTGTGGCCTGGTCATAAGAAAGAAAACGATGTCCATTGAAGAAGTCCAGAATCGGTGGAAGAATTTTCTCGACGCAATCACTGAAGGCGAGACATTTTCCAAGAGATATTACCTTGCCTTCGTAATCCATTTTCTGCCATGCCCCCTCTCGCAGTCCGGCAATGAGGCCGTATTCATCCTTTCCGAAAGCCATCTCCACTTTGTTTCGGCTGAAATAATGCTGTGGTGAGGGCACAATAGGGAGCATGGCAATTGACGCGGTGTCCATGTGGCCTATCCGGGCAAGTGTTTGTACAAGGTGGCGCTCTTTCACTTCCAGCTGTTTGCGATATGACATGTGCTGGAGAGTACAACCTCCGCAAAGGCCGAAATAAGGGCATGGTGGTTGCCGCCTGTCTGGAGAAGGTTCTTCAATCTCGAATATCTCGCCGTAAGAAAACCTTTTTTTCTGTCCGGTGACCTTGATTTTCAGCCTGTCGCCAGGAACGGCCCCGGGAACGAAGAAAACGAAGCCGTCTTTCCTTCCCACACCGTAACCGTCAGGAAGGGCCATATCGACAATTTCCAATGAGAGTTCCGTGAATTTCATCGGGTCAGGAACAACTACAATCGTCTGTCTTCGTCACTTCCAGACCGTATGTTCGGGCATTGTCATAGAAGGGCGAGATTTTTATATCAAACTCGCTTCCGGACCAGGTCTCAAAGGCCAGGAAGTCCTGATGTTTTTCAATGGGGACACCGTGTTCGTCGAAAATAACCACAGCAATATGGGCCAGTACCTCATAGGATCTGGTGTTGGAAATGTCACCCATAACTCTTGTCCAGAACGTGGAGGCGATCTGAGCGTGGTACGCAGGTAACAGTCTCGGAAAAGCGTGATTTCCCAGCTTCAGGTCTGGGACTGTTTTTACGAAAAAAAGTTCGGGCGGTCTCTGAATACCAGCCGGGCAGTTTTTATTCTTATCATACACTAAAGCGATTTCCTCTGCCAAATTTCTTTCCGAGGGGCAGATCTCGAAGTCCAAGGGTATGCTTCCTTATTTGTTTTGAGGGGAGGCATGGTTTATCTCAAATTAACGATTATCTTCGCTGAGATAATCGCCGAGCATGCCCCTGGTGTGTTCCTCGTCGTGGCAATATACGCAGAGGTTCTCCCAGTTGGAACCGTCGGAAGGGTTGTAGTTATGGTTCCCGTCTTTATGGTGGACAGTCAGGAGGTGCCTGTCTTTGTAATCAAACTCCCTCGCGCACTTCGCGCAGATGAGGCCATGAATTTTGAGAGACTGTTCCCTGTAATCATTTTTTGAAGCGCTCATGGCTTTAAGTTCTCGCACAATTTCGTCGACGGATTTACCGCCTTCCTTTCCAGGCTGCCCTGATTTGCATCTCACTGTGTATCGTTTATTCCTCATCTCTCAATCCCTTAAAGATCAGCCTTATTCCACAAGTATAACCCATAGCGAAGAAGATTGCCATACCGGGATAGAGGCATGGAAGGGCTTTTTTCCTTTAAAACAGTGGGTATTTATGTTAATAATGAGTTATCTTAGATTAGTTGTTACAGAGGAAGAAGATGGCAAAGATACAGACGTTAAGAGGGTTTAGGGATATATCGGGCGAAGAGATTGAGAGGTTTCGCATTATTGAACAGGTTTCGAGAAAATACTTTGATCTCCTGGGCTTGGCGGAAATAGAGGTTCCTGTCTTGGAGAGAACTGAACTCTTCGTTCGAAGCATAGGGGATACCACAGATATTGTGGAAAAAGAAATGTTCACCTTTACCGACTTAGGTGGAGACTCAGTGACGCTGAGGCCTGAGGCCACTGCGGGGGTGGTGAGGGCTTATCTGCAAGCTGGTTTGTATGCAAAGGAACGGGTCAGCAAGCTATTCACCATGGGA encodes the following:
- a CDS encoding HAD family hydrolase; its protein translation is MKKIFSFDLDGTLVDGIYGDMVWNHGLPEVFARRYDISLEEAKTLTQKEYGTVGDGKLEWYDIDYWLERFDLPVSSGELLNRYEPYISLLPFVREVLETLQENYILVIASNAARIFVEKEVSHTDIGRHFSTIVSATSDYKIVKKGDSFYTRLLNDLGVSPHEIIHVGDHRIFDFEAPSRLGIESYHLCADGNGDSRVIPNLRVLLERLR
- the rlmD gene encoding 23S rRNA (uracil(1939)-C(5))-methyltransferase RlmD translates to MKFTELSLEIVDMALPDGYGVGRKDGFVFFVPGAVPGDRLKIKVTGQKKRFSYGEIFEIEEPSPDRRQPPCPYFGLCGGCTLQHMSYRKQLEVKERHLVQTLARIGHMDTASIAMLPIVPSPQHYFSRNKVEMAFGKDEYGLIAGLREGAWQKMDYEGKVISLGKCLAFSDCVEKILPPILDFFNGHRFLSYDQATKKGLLRRLVLKESKTTDEVMVILETSRGILPNMQDLWRMLSNKAPEVVSLWRAINTRRSDAGLYEKKEHLFGKRFIEESLGGLTFRIYPQSFFQPNSRIAETLYQAAMELGQPGPQDRVLGLYCGMGPIEMMFSRRTNKVTGVDSNPDNIANARENARINGIENCIFIEGMVERVGSRLPAKPEILVIDPPRGGISNKGCDLIARIEPGKIVYVSCNPSTLARDLNNLTKYGYVLRKVVPFDAFPQTGHLETVALVER
- a CDS encoding MATE family efflux transporter; protein product: MDKESGKDLTVGSVPRHLLLFSVPMLIGNVMQIGYSMVNTIWVGHLVGEDAVGASGVSLFILFVLMGLVMGMSMGSTILVAQYYGAKDYSMVGKVVNTSFVLALILGGILTIAAILSADPLLKAMDTPPENFAMASSYLKISMPGFILMYLSFLINSILRGTGDTVTPLIFMSVGIVLNAVLDPFFIGGFGLFPFHGLDGAAYATLVSQTVALGISFLYLNRRNHLVALHPGRLTMDRHVTFLLFKIGLPSIIQQSLVSISSLFITTFVNAFGSAATNAFGAVVRVDMLAFMPSISMSMAVSALTGQNLGALKPERVREAFRWGIVMTSAITILISFVVVFLARPILTIFGLGGDPKVMDIGVTYLRMVGSCYLFFGIMFVSTGVINGAGHTMITMVFSLFSLWVVRIPVSWLLTKTILGIKGIWIAVMLSFVVTMAINLAYYRSGRWKRTVITTPAAITFMD
- a CDS encoding pyridoxal phosphate-dependent aminotransferase codes for the protein MRKITKSTKLNNICYEIRGPLLNAAKRLEEEGYTIIKLNSGNPPAFGISAPDEIIRDLTANIKSAQAYGDSKGLFPARKAIMQQCQLKGIEGVEIEDIYVGNGVSEMIMMAMQGLLNDGDEMLVPSPDYPLWTAAITLSGGKPVYYVCDEASDWNPDLKDMESKITPRTRGIVLINPNNPTGAVYSRDTLLNIVNIAERHELIIFADEIYDQILYDGATHVPVASLSKDIVFVTFNGLSKSHRIPGLRAGWMIVSGKKAAAKDYMTDGLDILSSMRMCGNMAAQLVIQTALGGYQSLHRLVSPGGRLYEQRKAACNSFASIPGITCVKPMGALYVFPKIDVKMYSIHDDQKFLLDFLIEKKVLMVQGTGFNWHAPDHFRIVFLPTVEEISIVAKRMADFLQEYRQ
- a CDS encoding YajD family HNH nuclease; translated protein: MRNKRYTVRCKSGQPGKEGGKSVDEIVRELKAMSASKNDYREQSLKIHGLICAKCAREFDYKDRHLLTVHHKDGNHNYNPSDGSNWENLCVYCHDEEHTRGMLGDYLSEDNR